GGGAGGGGCCGCTGTCAACGGCAAAGGGCCGGCGGGGTCGGCGCGGGGAGGGCGGAGGACGGTCGGCGGGGACCGGGCATGCTTCCCGGGGGACGCGGAACGGTCAGCCGATCGCGATCATGCGGCGGATGGCCCGCTCCGCCTTCGCCGCGATCGCCGGCGGCACGACGATCCGCGGGGAGAGGGACTCGAGCGAGGCCAGGATCTTTTCGGGCGTGATCTTCTTCATGTTCGCGCAGAGGGCCGACGGGGAGAGGGGGATGAAGGTCTTGCCGGGAAAGAGCGTCTCGAGCCGGTAGCACATGCCGGCCTCGGTGCCGATGACGAAGGTGCCCGCGTCGCTCTCGGCGGCGTACCGGATCATGCCCCCCGTTCCGAGCACCGCGTCCGCCTCGGCGACGATCGCATCGTCTGCCTCGGGATGGACGAGGAGGCGGGCGCCGGGGTGCGCCCGTCGCAGCTCGCGGACCCGCTCGACGGAGAAGCGCTGGTGCGTGGGGCAGTAGCCGTCCCAGAGGATCATCTCGCGCCCCGTTCGGGCGGCGACCCAGCGGCCGAGATGGCAGTCGGGGCCGAAGATGATCGGCCGGCCGGGCTCGATCGAGGCGACGACCGCCTCCGCGTTGGCCGAGGTGCAGCAGCAGTCGGTGAGCGCCTTGACCTCGGCGGTGGAATTCACGTACATCACGACGGCCGCGTCGGGATGCTTCCTCTTGAGGCCGGCGAGATCGTCGGCGTCGATCATGTCGGCCATCGGGCAGCCGGCCGAGGGTTCCGGGAGGAGCACGGTCTTGCCGGGGGCGAGGATCGAGGCCGTCTCGGCCATGAAGTGCACGCCGCAGAAGACGATGACCGGGTCGGGAAGGCTGGCGGCGGTGCGGCTGAGGTCGAGGGAGTCGCCGAGATGGTCGGCGATGTCCTGGATCGCCGGGGGCTGGTAGTTGTGGGCGAGGATGACGGCGCCCCGCTCTTTTTTCAGACGGGCGATCGGGCCGGCGGGATTCTCACGCATCGCCGGGCCGGTCCTTCGCGTTCCCCGCCGCGTCGAGCCCGGCGCCGCAGTGCGGGCAGACCGACAGATCCGCCGAGACGATCTTGCCGCAGGAGGAGCACGGCCTGAGGATGCACTTGCACTTCCGGCAGTAGGGCTGTTCGTCCTCCACGGACTCCTCGCAGACGGGGCACCGCTCCAGCTCGCGCGCGGGCGACGGCGGAGCC
This genomic window from Candidatus Krumholzibacteriota bacterium contains:
- the nadA gene encoding quinolinate synthase NadA, with the translated sequence MRENPAGPIARLKKERGAVILAHNYQPPAIQDIADHLGDSLDLSRTAASLPDPVIVFCGVHFMAETASILAPGKTVLLPEPSAGCPMADMIDADDLAGLKRKHPDAAVVMYVNSTAEVKALTDCCCTSANAEAVVASIEPGRPIIFGPDCHLGRWVAARTGREMILWDGYCPTHQRFSVERVRELRRAHPGARLLVHPEADDAIVAEADAVLGTGGMIRYAAESDAGTFVIGTEAGMCYRLETLFPGKTFIPLSPSALCANMKKITPEKILASLESLSPRIVVPPAIAAKAERAIRRMIAIG